A region of the Gadus morhua chromosome 1, gadMor3.0, whole genome shotgun sequence genome:
CCGACTTCCAGCtgggatttttaatttttttatttgaccaaGATTTGACCAGATTTACTTCTTTGGtagcactccgcaagtagtccggtaactaaTCAACCCCACACTACACTATAGCACTCTGTAAGAAGTGTACACTATAGCACGCTTTAAGAAGTGTACAATATATTACTCTATAAGAAGTGTACAACATTGCACTCTATAAGAAGTGTTCACTGTAATACTCTATAAGAAAGGTACACTATTATGCTCTATGAGAAGTGTACACTATAGTACTCTATAAGAAGTGTGCACTATAGCACTCTATAAGAAGTGTATACTACAGCATTCTATAATAATTGTACACTATAATACTCAATAAGAAGTGTGCGCTAGTAGAGGGCTGCCTTGGGATTGGGTCCCGCCAACGCAAATCTTGCGGGAGTGGGCGGATTGAACTTTGCTGCGGGcggctaaaaaaaaaaaactgcggGATCGGGATGTAGCCTAAAAAAGCTGGCGGGAATGCAACACAAATTTGCGTTTGCAGGCGGGAATTGTCAGAAATTCGGGAGCGGGATGAAGAAAACAGTCCCGCGCAGGACTCTACACTATAGCACTCAATAATAATTGTACACCATAATACTCGATAACAAGTGTACACTATAGCACTCAATAAGTGTACTCTCTGTGTCTTCAGGGAGCGGGAAGGCACGGCGCTCAACAGAGGGCGTGGCCATGAAGAGAGTTGTGGAGAAAACTCCAGGGACGCTCCTCGTCAAGAGGCCTTCTGACAAGACCGAGTCAATGGCCAGCACCAGTACTTCAGCCTTAATGGTaccacctgcctgtctgtctgtctgtctgcctgtctgtctgtcaacctTTCGTACACCTAGGGAAAAGCCCAACAGATAAATGACAGCCACAGCATCGAAGCACATGATGCTgtggctgctgattggctgacatgGCGTGATGTTCTACCTCTTATAGGTGGTCACCAAGTCGCGTccgggaaggaagaggaagtcaGACCAGGAAGTGGCGCCTCCCCAGACGGCCCCGAAGAAGCGAGGCAGAAAGCCAGCCTCGGCCAGTGCGTCAACATCAGCGTTACCCGCGGCAACCACTGGACCCGGGGCCTCTTCAGCAGGAAACTTTGCAGCGGCCATATTGGCTGCAGAGGCCAAGCGAAGGGCTGCCAAAGAGAGCGCGGCCAGAGCCGTCGTCCAGGAGACGGCTCTGCCAATCAAGAAGCGCAAAACCAGAGAGACCATGGAGGACTTTGAGAAGGTGGCAGCGCCTGTTGCTACGACGACACTTAGCGGCTTGGGCCATGGTGCTGCCCCAAGCACCTCAAAGCCACTCCCTGTCGGCCGGTCAGAGCCACTTCCTGTCGGCCGGTCAGAGCAGCTTCCTGTCGGTCGGTCACAGCCGCTTCCTGTCGGTCGGTCAGAGCCGCTTCCTGTCGGTCGGTCAGAGCAGCTTCCTATCGGCCGGTCACAGCCACTTCCTGTTGGCCGGTCACAGCCGCTTCCTGTCGGCCGATCAGAGCAGCTTCCTGTCGGCCGGTCAGAGCAGCTTCCTGTCGGCCGGTCAGAGCAGCTTCCTGTCGGCCGGTCACAGCCACTTCCTGTCGGCCGGTCAGAGCAGCTTCCTGTCGGCCGGTCAGAGCCACTTACTGTCAGCCGGTCAGAGCCGCTTCCTGTCGGCCGGTTGGACCAGCTTCCTGTGAGGGATGTCGTTCATCCCCAGGAGCGCCAGACCCCTACAGGCCAGAAGCAGAATGCAGCCGAGAGTCAAAAGA
Encoded here:
- the mecp2 gene encoding methyl-CpG-binding protein 2 isoform X2; this translates as MCVVCSSEGKAFRSKVELMAYFQRVGDVTSDPNDFDFTVTGRGSPSRREKRPPTKTPRAAKPSPRRRGRPKGSGKARRSTEGVAMKRVVEKTPGTLLVKRPSDKTESMASTSTSALMVVTKSRPGRKRKSDQEVAPPQTAPKKRGRKPASASASTSALPAATTGPGASSAGNFAAAILAAEAKRRAAKESAARAVVQETALPIKKRKTRETMEDFEKVAAPVATTTLSGLGHGAAPSTSKPLPVGRSEPLPVGRSEQLPVGRSQPLPVGRSEPLPVGRSEQLPIGRSQPLPVGRSQPLPVGRSEQLPVGRSEQLPVGRSEQLPVGRSQPLPVGRSEQLPVGRSEPLTVSRSEPLPVGRLDQLPVRDVVHPQERQTPTGQKQNAAESQKRKDRTPLKHPSHHRPAPPKHKPQPPQPPPPSPQSETPPTTQVTPLPHPVPQTQPTRPPLHIQSSPTSPSPPRSQPKTIHSRHQPQSRQPPPLPQTHQTRPQLNPQQTQPRPQLLPRPQLQPRPQVIPQQTQLRPQLQPRPQLQPHPQPRPQRPGDQQAPSQQVCPTASLTAPRPRPLSLASGWEGRREGVGVEGRAEAPPTLDTRETSSPPPAGSSEPVDSRTAVSERVS